One segment of Microbacterium arborescens DNA contains the following:
- a CDS encoding MmgE/PrpD family protein: MTVSHHVRVHRSDEELAREEQLAWKIAEVAVDPVAVEPDVVGMIINRIIDNAAVAAASLTRAPVSSARAQALDHPVSRGGAGASVFGVTDLTSPEWAAWANGVAVRELDYHDTFLAADYSHPGDNIPPILAVAQHVGADGAALVRGLATGYEIQIDLVRAICLHKHKIDHVAHLGPSAAAGIGTLLGLDAATIYQAVGQALHTTTATRQSRKGEISTWKAHAPAFAGKLAVEAVDRAMRGETSPNPIYEGEDGVIAWLLDGPDAAYAVPLPAPGEPKRGILDSYTKEHSAEYQAQAWIDLARKLHGEHPELVDPANVESVVLHTSHHTHYVIGSGANDPQKYDPTASRETLDHSIPYIFAVALQDGGWHHVDSYTPERAGRPDTVELWQKVTTAEDPEWTRRYHSEDPAEKAFGGRVEIRLTDGSTIVDEIAVADAHPLGARPFAREDYIRKFRILAEPVLEPAEIERFLDLAQRLPELTADEVRELNIVARDGVTASAPNPRGLF, encoded by the coding sequence ATGACCGTCAGCCATCACGTCCGCGTCCACCGCAGCGACGAAGAGCTCGCACGCGAGGAGCAGCTCGCGTGGAAGATCGCGGAGGTCGCGGTCGACCCCGTCGCGGTCGAGCCCGACGTCGTCGGGATGATCATCAACCGCATCATCGACAACGCCGCGGTCGCGGCGGCATCCCTCACCCGGGCGCCCGTCAGCTCGGCCCGCGCGCAGGCCCTCGACCACCCGGTCTCGCGGGGCGGCGCGGGGGCGAGCGTGTTCGGGGTGACCGACCTCACGAGCCCCGAGTGGGCCGCGTGGGCGAACGGCGTCGCGGTGCGCGAGCTCGACTACCACGACACCTTCCTCGCCGCCGACTACTCGCACCCGGGCGACAACATCCCGCCGATCCTCGCGGTCGCGCAGCACGTGGGCGCCGACGGTGCGGCACTCGTGCGGGGCCTCGCGACCGGGTACGAGATCCAGATCGACCTCGTGCGCGCGATCTGCCTGCACAAGCACAAGATCGACCACGTCGCTCACCTCGGGCCCTCCGCCGCCGCAGGAATCGGGACGTTGCTGGGCCTCGACGCCGCGACGATCTACCAGGCGGTCGGTCAGGCGCTTCACACGACGACCGCGACGCGCCAGTCGCGCAAGGGCGAGATCTCCACGTGGAAGGCGCACGCCCCCGCCTTCGCCGGCAAGCTCGCCGTCGAAGCGGTCGACCGCGCCATGCGCGGCGAGACGAGCCCGAACCCGATCTACGAGGGCGAGGACGGTGTCATCGCGTGGCTGCTCGACGGGCCGGATGCCGCCTACGCGGTGCCGCTGCCGGCTCCGGGGGAGCCCAAGCGCGGCATCCTCGACTCGTACACCAAGGAGCACTCGGCGGAGTACCAGGCGCAGGCGTGGATCGACCTGGCGCGCAAGCTCCACGGCGAGCACCCCGAGCTGGTCGACCCCGCGAACGTCGAGAGCGTCGTGCTGCACACGAGCCACCACACGCATTACGTCATCGGCTCGGGCGCGAACGACCCGCAGAAGTACGACCCGACCGCCTCGCGGGAGACGCTCGACCACTCGATCCCGTACATCTTCGCGGTCGCCCTGCAGGACGGCGGCTGGCACCACGTCGATTCGTATACGCCCGAACGGGCGGGCCGCCCCGATACGGTCGAGCTGTGGCAGAAGGTCACGACGGCCGAGGACCCCGAATGGACGCGGCGCTACCACTCGGAGGACCCGGCCGAGAAGGCGTTCGGCGGTCGCGTCGAGATCCGCCTGACCGACGGCTCGACGATCGTGGACGAGATCGCCGTCGCCGACGCGCACCCGCTCGGCGCCCGGCCGTTCGCGCGCGAGGACTACATCCGCAAGTTCCGGATCCTCGCCGAGCCGGTGCTCGAGCCGGCCGAGATCGAGCGCTTCCTCGACCTGGCGCAGCGCCTGCCCGAGCTCACGGCTGACGAGGTGCGCGAGCTGAACATCGTGGCGCGCGACGGTGTCACCGCGTCGGCTCCGAACCCGAGAGGACTGTTCTGA
- the prpB gene encoding methylisocitrate lyase: MLYSRTTAADKRRILRERLASGETLRFPGAFNPLSARLIEQRGFDGVYVSGAVIAADLGLPDVGLTTLSEVAGRGQQIARMTELPAIIDADTGFGEPMNVARTIQTLEDAGLAGCHIEDQVNPKRCGHLDGKSVVDENTAVGRIRAAVDARRDADFLIMARTDVRAIEGMDAAVDRARALVDAGADAIFPEAMRDLAEFEAMAAAVDVPILANMTEFGKSELFTVDQLRDAGVRIVIWPVSLLRIAMGAAGRALDELTTAGNLTAKLDEMQHRADLYDLVDYEGYTRFDSSVFDFTLSTRQNESIDRG, from the coding sequence ATGCTGTACTCGCGTACGACGGCGGCAGACAAGCGCCGCATCCTGCGTGAACGTCTCGCGAGCGGTGAGACCCTGCGTTTTCCGGGAGCGTTCAACCCGCTGTCGGCCCGGCTGATCGAGCAGCGCGGCTTCGACGGCGTGTACGTCTCGGGCGCGGTCATCGCCGCCGACCTCGGTCTGCCCGACGTGGGTCTCACGACCCTCAGCGAGGTCGCCGGACGCGGTCAGCAGATCGCCCGGATGACTGAGCTTCCCGCGATCATCGACGCCGACACGGGGTTCGGCGAGCCGATGAACGTGGCGCGCACGATCCAGACGCTCGAAGACGCGGGCCTAGCCGGCTGCCACATTGAGGATCAGGTCAACCCGAAGCGCTGCGGGCACCTCGACGGCAAGAGCGTCGTCGACGAGAACACCGCGGTGGGCCGCATCCGGGCTGCCGTCGATGCCCGGCGCGACGCGGACTTCCTCATCATGGCGCGCACCGACGTGCGGGCGATCGAGGGGATGGATGCCGCCGTCGACCGCGCCCGCGCGCTCGTCGATGCCGGGGCCGACGCGATCTTCCCCGAGGCGATGCGCGATCTCGCCGAGTTCGAGGCGATGGCGGCCGCCGTCGACGTGCCGATCCTGGCGAACATGACCGAGTTCGGGAAGTCGGAGCTGTTCACCGTCGACCAGCTGCGCGACGCGGGCGTTCGGATCGTGATCTGGCCCGTCTCGCTGCTGCGTATCGCGATGGGGGCGGCTGGCCGCGCGCTCGACGAGCTCACGACGGCCGGGAATCTCACCGCGAAGCTCGACGAGATGCAGCACCGAGCCGACCTGTACGACCTCGTCGACTACGAGGGCTACACACGTTTCGACTCGTCGGTCTTCGACTTCACCCTGTCGACTCGCCAGAATGAGTCGATCGACCGGGGCTGA
- a CDS encoding bifunctional 2-methylcitrate synthase/citrate synthase — protein MTEQEIRKGLVGVVADVTAISRVNPDTNSLLYRGYPVQELAATQPVDAVAHLLWHGELPTGDELAEQRRQARPQRALPAELREAIDRMPLDAHPMDEVRTAVSVLGALDTAGAASVLDAVGTPERNLARSLRLFAVLPAIVAYGQRRRRGLALIDPRDDLDDAANFLWMTFGEEPDPVVADAFNRSLILYAEHSFNASTFTARVIASTLSDLYSAVVGAIGALKGPLHGGANEAVMHVFDEIGDAAGVEAWLDRALAEKRKIMGFGHRVYKRGDSRVPTMKAALDALVDHYDRPDVAELYDTLEREFTGRKGIYPNLDYPSGPAYNLIGFDTVTFTPLFVAARVVGWTAHIMEQYAANALIRPLSAYDGPDERHVDGYVADEAEIDVAERPEEAAG, from the coding sequence ATGACCGAGCAAGAGATCCGCAAGGGGCTCGTGGGGGTCGTCGCGGACGTGACGGCGATCTCGAGAGTGAACCCCGACACGAACTCGCTCCTCTACCGGGGCTACCCGGTGCAGGAGCTCGCCGCGACGCAGCCGGTCGATGCGGTTGCGCACCTGCTGTGGCACGGCGAGCTGCCGACCGGTGACGAGCTCGCCGAACAGCGACGACAGGCCCGGCCCCAGCGCGCGCTGCCGGCGGAACTGCGCGAGGCGATCGACCGGATGCCGCTGGACGCGCACCCGATGGATGAGGTCCGGACCGCCGTGAGCGTCCTCGGCGCGCTCGACACCGCCGGCGCGGCATCCGTGCTCGATGCGGTCGGAACACCCGAACGCAATCTCGCCCGCAGCCTGCGCCTGTTCGCGGTGCTGCCCGCCATCGTCGCGTACGGGCAGCGTCGCCGCCGGGGGCTCGCGCTCATCGATCCGCGCGACGATCTCGACGACGCGGCCAACTTCCTGTGGATGACCTTCGGAGAGGAGCCCGACCCGGTCGTGGCCGACGCGTTCAACCGGTCGCTGATCCTGTACGCCGAGCACTCGTTCAACGCCTCGACCTTCACGGCCCGGGTCATCGCCTCGACCCTCAGCGACCTGTACTCGGCCGTCGTCGGCGCGATCGGCGCCCTGAAGGGGCCGCTCCACGGCGGGGCGAACGAGGCCGTGATGCATGTGTTCGATGAGATCGGCGACGCCGCCGGCGTCGAGGCCTGGCTCGACCGGGCGCTCGCCGAGAAGCGGAAGATCATGGGGTTCGGCCACCGCGTCTATAAGCGCGGCGACTCGCGGGTGCCGACGATGAAAGCGGCGCTGGATGCGCTGGTCGACCACTACGACCGGCCGGATGTCGCTGAGCTCTACGACACCCTCGAGCGCGAGTTCACCGGCCGCAAGGGCATCTACCCGAACCTCGACTACCCCTCCGGGCCCGCCTACAACCTCATCGGGTTCGACACGGTGACGTTCACGCCGCTGTTCGTGGCGGCGCGGGTCGTGGGGTGGACGGCTCACATCATGGAGCAGTACGCCGCCAACGCGCTCATCCGGCCCCTGTCGGCGTACGACGGGCCGGATGAGCGCCACGTCGACGGATATGTCGCGGACGAGGCCGAGATCGACGTGGCGGAGCGCCCGGAGGAAGCCGCAGGCTGA
- a CDS encoding choice-of-anchor I family protein, giving the protein MPSPARSRTVPRTLAAVATAALTCTLALTPLTAASAALVTAPITDSAPGATLSLTPIGTHETGEFDASAAEIVQSYRDRLHVVNAQAGSVTVLDNSDPTTPVELFTISDAGTANSLAIRDDGLGVVAFEAEDKTANGTLVFFDANADDAASTRLGAVTVGALPDMVTISKDGAYAVVANEGEPADDFSLDPEGSIGVVALPKTVSAPAQSAVRIAGFGAFETGGSKSLPAGVRVFGPDVAAPDQGDKPLAANRVSRNLEPEYITVDGTTAYAALQEANAIAVVDLAKAEVTKILPLGLKDHGTTGNGLDASDKDGGITIATYAGLKGMYMPDGIQSYSAAVGGKTSTYLVTANEGDAREWGDYAEAVRVKDLGKKGLPAVCADSPLAAKLGDGALGRLNVSVENGLRGDGSCYDELSSLGGRSFSIWGTDGTLVFDSGDQFERILARVAPDYFNSNHTEANLDGRSDDKGPEPENLSIGTVGGRTYAFIGFERVGGVIVYDITDPKAPTYVTYVNNRDFNAAADSPAAGDLGPEGIQLIGAHRSPTGQPLLAVGNEVSGTTTLYSVEQLVGGAPVAQPDIRVLTINDFHGRLVPESGGVAGAAVLAGAVDTFRQQNPNTLLVSAGDNIGASAFESFIDQDTPTIDALKTAGLDVSAVGNHEFDRGFDDLTGRVIPRFEENADAGAFSDFALGANVFRKGTDEHALKPYTIKEVDGTRIAFVGTVTEQTAGMVSPQGIADIEFRDQVASANDAAADAVAEGADVVVLLAHEGSAGSDCAAIATESGHFGDLVRGASDDIDAIVSAHTHQKYACEIGGRPVIQAHQYGTTLGSLDIELTDAGDLESITGSTVPLIDPALGQPIAFPDVDTRAVVAEAVRVADEKGRVQVGSITADIMRGKTASGSEDRGVHSTLGNTVADVYLWATSQNPAYGGRDAEVAFMNPGGLRADLLFGDDGGAVSYREVANVQPFANTLVTLELTPAQIKQVLEEQWQPAGASRPKLAMGVSKGFSFEYDPAAPSGSRIRSMQLNGEQLAVDDTTTTIRVVTNSFLAGGGDNFATFATGSSATDSGQVDLQATVEFFAAVGPVSPAPANRAYLSGEQPPAEQPGFPGPGAPGDGEPTEPGEPGEPAEPAQPWATVELGSTTVAQGGTLAVTVTGLEPGQQIAATLFSDPVAVTGIPAADEAGRTAFSIAIPRDFEVGAHRLVVTSGTLAPIEVGVTVTAAAPAGTIAVTGGTAPIGFAVAGILTLALGGLLVAARRRTA; this is encoded by the coding sequence ATGCCTTCGCCTGCCCGGAGCCGCACGGTTCCCCGCACGCTCGCCGCCGTCGCGACGGCCGCGCTCACCTGCACCCTCGCGCTGACCCCGCTCACCGCGGCATCCGCCGCGCTCGTCACCGCTCCGATCACCGACTCCGCCCCCGGCGCGACGCTTTCGCTCACGCCCATCGGCACGCACGAGACCGGCGAGTTCGATGCGTCGGCCGCCGAGATCGTCCAGTCGTACCGCGACCGCCTGCACGTCGTCAACGCGCAAGCGGGCTCGGTGACCGTGCTCGACAACAGCGACCCGACCACTCCGGTCGAGCTGTTCACCATCTCGGATGCCGGCACGGCGAACTCCCTCGCGATTCGCGACGACGGGCTCGGCGTCGTCGCGTTCGAGGCAGAGGACAAGACCGCGAACGGAACGCTGGTGTTCTTCGACGCGAATGCCGATGACGCGGCATCCACCCGCCTGGGCGCCGTCACCGTCGGCGCGCTGCCCGACATGGTCACGATCTCCAAGGACGGCGCGTACGCGGTCGTCGCCAACGAGGGCGAACCCGCCGACGACTTCTCGCTCGACCCGGAAGGCTCGATCGGCGTCGTCGCGCTGCCCAAGACCGTGTCCGCCCCCGCACAGTCGGCCGTGCGTATCGCGGGCTTCGGCGCGTTCGAAACGGGCGGGTCGAAATCGCTCCCCGCGGGCGTCCGCGTGTTCGGACCCGATGTCGCCGCGCCCGACCAGGGCGACAAGCCCCTCGCCGCCAACCGCGTGAGCCGCAACCTCGAGCCGGAGTACATCACCGTCGACGGCACGACGGCCTACGCCGCACTCCAAGAGGCCAACGCGATCGCCGTCGTCGACCTCGCGAAGGCCGAGGTCACCAAGATCCTGCCGCTCGGACTCAAGGATCACGGCACGACCGGAAACGGTCTCGATGCGAGCGATAAGGACGGCGGGATCACCATCGCCACGTACGCCGGGCTGAAGGGCATGTACATGCCCGACGGCATCCAGTCGTACTCGGCCGCCGTCGGCGGCAAGACCAGCACCTACCTCGTCACCGCCAACGAGGGCGACGCCCGCGAATGGGGCGACTACGCCGAGGCAGTCCGCGTCAAGGACCTCGGCAAGAAGGGGCTCCCGGCCGTCTGCGCGGACTCGCCGCTCGCGGCGAAGCTCGGCGACGGAGCACTCGGACGCCTCAACGTCTCAGTCGAGAACGGATTGCGCGGCGACGGCAGCTGCTACGACGAGCTGTCCTCCCTCGGCGGCCGCTCCTTCTCGATCTGGGGCACCGACGGCACGCTCGTGTTCGACTCGGGCGACCAGTTCGAACGGATCCTCGCCCGCGTCGCACCCGATTACTTCAACTCGAACCACACCGAGGCCAACCTCGACGGACGCAGCGACGACAAGGGCCCCGAGCCCGAGAACCTGTCGATCGGCACCGTCGGCGGCCGCACGTACGCCTTCATCGGCTTCGAGCGCGTCGGCGGCGTCATCGTCTACGACATCACCGACCCGAAGGCGCCGACGTACGTCACGTACGTCAACAACCGCGACTTCAATGCTGCTGCCGACTCGCCCGCTGCGGGCGACCTCGGCCCCGAAGGCATCCAGTTGATCGGGGCGCACCGCTCCCCCACCGGCCAGCCGCTGCTCGCGGTCGGCAACGAGGTGTCGGGAACGACGACCCTGTACAGCGTCGAGCAGCTCGTCGGCGGCGCTCCCGTCGCGCAGCCCGACATCCGCGTGCTGACGATCAACGACTTCCACGGCCGTCTCGTGCCGGAGTCCGGCGGCGTCGCGGGTGCCGCGGTCCTCGCGGGTGCGGTGGACACGTTCCGCCAGCAGAACCCGAACACCCTGCTCGTCTCGGCCGGTGACAACATCGGCGCCTCGGCGTTCGAGTCGTTCATCGATCAGGACACTCCCACGATCGACGCGCTGAAGACCGCCGGCCTCGACGTCAGCGCCGTCGGCAACCACGAGTTCGACCGCGGTTTCGACGACCTGACCGGTCGCGTCATCCCTCGATTCGAGGAGAACGCGGATGCCGGCGCCTTCAGCGACTTCGCCCTCGGCGCAAACGTCTTCCGCAAGGGCACCGACGAGCACGCGCTCAAGCCCTACACGATCAAGGAGGTCGACGGCACGCGGATCGCGTTCGTCGGCACCGTGACCGAACAGACCGCCGGCATGGTCAGCCCGCAGGGCATCGCCGACATCGAGTTCCGCGACCAGGTCGCCTCGGCCAACGACGCCGCCGCCGATGCGGTCGCCGAAGGCGCCGATGTCGTCGTGCTCCTCGCCCACGAAGGGTCGGCCGGCTCGGACTGCGCGGCGATCGCGACCGAGTCGGGCCACTTCGGCGACCTCGTCCGCGGCGCGTCCGACGACATCGACGCGATCGTGTCCGCTCACACGCACCAGAAGTACGCGTGCGAGATCGGTGGTCGCCCGGTGATCCAGGCGCACCAGTACGGCACGACGCTCGGCTCCCTCGACATCGAGCTGACGGATGCCGGTGACCTCGAGTCCATCACGGGCAGCACCGTGCCGCTCATCGACCCTGCGCTCGGCCAGCCGATCGCCTTCCCCGACGTCGACACGCGTGCGGTCGTCGCGGAAGCGGTCCGCGTCGCGGACGAGAAGGGCCGGGTGCAGGTGGGCTCGATCACCGCCGACATCATGCGCGGCAAGACGGCGTCGGGATCGGAGGACCGCGGCGTGCATTCGACGCTCGGCAACACCGTCGCCGACGTGTACCTCTGGGCCACATCGCAGAACCCGGCCTACGGTGGGCGCGACGCCGAGGTGGCGTTCATGAACCCGGGCGGCCTCCGCGCCGACCTGCTGTTCGGCGACGACGGCGGAGCCGTGTCGTACCGCGAGGTCGCGAATGTCCAGCCGTTCGCGAACACCCTGGTCACGCTGGAGCTCACCCCGGCACAGATCAAGCAGGTGCTCGAAGAGCAGTGGCAGCCGGCCGGGGCATCACGTCCCAAGCTCGCCATGGGCGTGTCGAAGGGCTTCTCCTTCGAGTACGACCCGGCAGCACCCTCAGGCTCGCGCATCCGCTCGATGCAGCTGAACGGTGAGCAGCTCGCGGTCGACGACACCACCACGACGATCCGCGTCGTCACCAACTCGTTCCTCGCGGGCGGCGGCGACAACTTCGCGACCTTCGCGACCGGCTCGAGCGCGACCGACTCCGGTCAGGTCGACCTGCAGGCGACGGTGGAGTTCTTCGCCGCCGTCGGCCCGGTCTCACCCGCACCGGCGAACCGCGCGTATCTCTCCGGAGAGCAGCCGCCCGCCGAGCAGCCCGGCTTCCCCGGGCCAGGCGCCCCCGGTGACGGCGAGCCCACGGAGCCCGGCGAACCCGGCGAGCCCGCCGAGCCAGCACAGCCGTGGGCGACGGTCGAGCTTGGCAGCACCACGGTCGCGCAGGGCGGAACCCTCGCAGTGACGGTGACCGGCCTCGAGCCGGGCCAGCAGATCGCGGCGACGCTGTTCAGCGACCCGGTCGCGGTCACGGGGATCCCCGCGGCTGACGAGGCCGGCCGGACGGCGTTCTCGATCGCGATCCCGCGCGACTTCGAGGTCGGCGCGCACCGCCTCGTCGTGACGTCGGGGACGCTCGCGCCCATCGAGGTCGGCGTGACCGTGACGGCGGCGGCGCCTGCGGGCACGATCGCCGTCACGGGCGGGACCGCGCCGATCGGGTTCGCGGTGGCGGGCATCCTCACCCTCGCGCTCGGCGGCCTGCTGGTCGCGGCGCGTCGCCGGACCGCCTGA